From one Anaerococcus prevotii DSM 20548 genomic stretch:
- the asnA gene encoding aspartate--ammonia ligase, translating to MSKLVIPENYKSNEDLYRTQLLIKEIKDYFQINLANNLNLKRVSAPLFVSETSGLNDNLNGVEKPVTFDLPEAHNAEMEIVHSLAKWKRYALEEYNFKTHEGLYTDMNAIRRCEEPDNTHSFYVDQWDWELIMNEEDRNVDYLKQIVETIYRTMKSLDEYLCTLIPTRQKLLKDQIRFMTSEELLQKYPGKNDKERERLAVKEYGAVFLMQIGKVLSNGEKHDLRAPDYDDWELNGDILVYNPVLDDVLELSSMGIRVNPERLNEQLKQTDNLDRLKFDYHRMLIDGKLPQTIGGGIGQSRLCMFFLQKAHIGEVQVSYWPDEQRKALANKGIKLL from the coding sequence ATGAGTAAGTTAGTTATACCAGAAAATTATAAAAGCAATGAAGATTTATATAGAACCCAACTGTTGATCAAGGAAATCAAAGACTATTTCCAAATCAACCTAGCCAACAACCTAAACCTAAAGCGTGTATCTGCTCCCCTATTCGTTTCAGAAACATCAGGTCTTAACGATAACCTAAACGGAGTAGAAAAACCTGTAACCTTCGACCTTCCAGAAGCTCACAACGCCGAGATGGAAATCGTCCACTCCCTTGCCAAATGGAAGAGATACGCCCTAGAAGAATACAACTTCAAAACCCACGAGGGCCTTTACACAGACATGAACGCCATAAGACGCTGCGAAGAACCAGACAACACCCACTCCTTCTACGTCGACCAATGGGACTGGGAACTAATCATGAATGAAGAAGACAGAAACGTGGACTACCTCAAACAAATCGTAGAAACAATCTACAGGACTATGAAATCCCTAGACGAATACCTCTGCACTCTTATTCCAACTAGACAAAAGCTCCTCAAAGATCAAATTAGATTTATGACAAGCGAAGAGCTCCTCCAAAAATATCCAGGCAAAAACGATAAGGAAAGAGAAAGATTAGCGGTCAAAGAATACGGAGCAGTTTTCCTAATGCAAATAGGAAAAGTCCTATCAAACGGAGAAAAACACGACCTCCGTGCCCCAGACTACGACGATTGGGAACTAAACGGGGACATCCTTGTATATAACCCTGTACTAGACGATGTCCTAGAACTATCATCCATGGGCATCAGAGTCAACCCAGAAAGACTAAACGAGCAACTAAAACAAACAGACAACCTAGACAGACTAAAATTCGACTACCACAGGATGCTAATAGACGGCAAACTCCCACAAACCATAGGAGGCGGAATCGGCCAATCAAGACTATGTATGTTCTTCCTCCAAAAAGCCCACATAGGAGAAGTCCAAGTATCCTACTGGCCAGACGAACAAAGAAAAGCTCTAGCCAACAAGGGAATCAAACTATTATAG
- a CDS encoding TraX family protein, translated as MEKLKQIQKNFQINGAFLKYIAFISMFIDHFNKAIITPKLNYQEPLVTISTIFDIMGRIAFPIFAFMIVEGFYKTKSRGKYLRNLLIFAIISEIPYDMFQSKVFINNRSQNIMWALALGLLTLIIVDKLKRKINNKYAWLILSILIVGVNAIIATLLSFDYDYYSIIIIFILYLFYNKRLVGSLISYLVIIKEVYAILGFAVINFYNGEKGRQNKLFNYLFYPVHLLILGICRFCLNI; from the coding sequence ATGGAAAAACTTAAACAAATACAAAAGAATTTCCAAATAAACGGAGCTTTCTTAAAATATATTGCATTTATTTCAATGTTTATCGACCATTTTAACAAGGCAATCATAACGCCAAAACTAAATTACCAAGAGCCTCTAGTTACCATATCTACCATATTTGATATTATGGGACGAATCGCCTTTCCGATTTTTGCCTTTATGATTGTAGAAGGCTTTTATAAAACTAAATCTAGAGGAAAATATCTAAGAAATCTTTTGATTTTCGCCATAATATCAGAAATTCCCTACGATATGTTCCAATCAAAAGTTTTTATAAATAATAGATCACAAAATATAATGTGGGCGCTCGCCCTTGGACTGTTGACCTTAATTATTGTCGATAAATTAAAGAGAAAAATCAATAATAAATACGCCTGGCTTATTCTTTCCATATTAATAGTAGGAGTAAATGCCATAATTGCAACTCTTCTATCCTTTGACTACGATTATTATTCCATAATAATAATCTTTATCCTCTACCTTTTCTACAATAAAAGACTTGTCGGAAGCCTTATTTCATATCTTGTGATAATAAAAGAAGTTTATGCAATTTTGGGATTTGCTGTCATTAATTTTTACAATGGAGAAAAAGGAAGGCAAAATAAATTATTCAATTATTTATTCTATCCCGTACATTTGTTGATACTTGGGATTT